From Erigeron canadensis isolate Cc75 chromosome 8, C_canadensis_v1, whole genome shotgun sequence, one genomic window encodes:
- the LOC122610118 gene encoding uncharacterized protein LOC122610118 — MESQQPKNNEQKLEGLPIKDSPYTQYKDLEDYKEKGYGTHGHQEVKPGRGAMASTDAPTSGVSVDAPTSKTGGAVAVAAATQSEEASDPATITDTINQHGVC, encoded by the coding sequence atggAGAGTCAACAGCCAAAAAATAATGAACAGAAATTAGAAGGTTTGCCAATAAAAGATAGTCCGTATACGCAATACAAAGATTTAGAGGACTATAAAGAGAAAGGTTACGGCACTCATGGTCACCAAGAGGTGAAACCGGGCCGTGGGGCAATGGCATCTACTGATGCCCCGACTTCTGGGGTATCAGTAGATGCCCCTACTTCTAAGACTGGTGGTGCAGTTGCGGTCGCAGCTGCAACACAGTCTGAAGAGGCTAGTGATCCCGCAACCATTACTGATACTATAAATCAGCATGGGGTTTGCTAA
- the LOC122610117 gene encoding uncharacterized protein LOC122610117, producing MEQNMLVDNWVRYYHHKNQESEDDDEALSLCDLATNDHEDNESLTNHFQENEEHFDFGNRNLPQNKMCTADELFFQGQIMPVSGSKSQPVSVGSSRSSSTRSHNSATSGSSTSSSLSGPEFKRATIKNQNQNRNQFQFHSHPSPTPQIQTRSLNHNNSKSSSNLSKWRYFQLGPVKPQEIGLEDLKNRSQRSQGISNKGMKNDQNQKNNSILLFGGCKCTANVVESTVSSSSSLMVKRERISNLKNSNVGKGN from the coding sequence ATGGAACAAAACATGTTAGTCGACAATTGGGTTCGATATTATCATCATAAAAACCAAGAATCcgaggatgatgatgaagctTTATCTCTATGTGATCTAGCCACCAATGATCACGAAGATAATGAATCGCTAACGAATCATTTTCAAGAAAACGAAGaacactttgattttggtaaccgaaacTTGCCACAAAATAAAATGTGCACTGCGGACGAGCTTTTCTTTCAAGGTCAAATTATGCCCGTATCGGGTTCAAAGTCTCAACCCGTGAGTGTTGGGAGTAGTAGAAGTAGTAGTACTCGTAGTCATAATTCGGCTACTAGTGGGAGTAGTACTAGTAGTAGTTTATCTGGACCCGAATTCAAACGGGCTacaataaaaaaccaaaaccaaaaccgaaaccAGTTCCAGTTCCATTCACACCCAAGTCCAACTCCACAGATACAGACACGGAGTTTGAATCACAACAACtcgaaatcatcatcaaatttgTCAAAATGGAGATATTTTCAGTTGGGTCCAGTGAAGCCACAAGAAATCGGGTTAGAGGATCTTAAGAACAGGAGTCAAAGAAGTCAAGGGATTAGTAACAAGGGCATGAAGAATGATCAAAATCAGAAGAACAACAGCATTTTGTTGTTTGGAGGGTGTAAATGCACGGCGAATGTGGTTGAGAGTacagtttcttcttcttcttctttgatgGTCAAAAGAGAAAGGATATCGAATTTGAAAAACAGCAACGTTGGAAAAGGTAATTGA